From the genome of Streptococcus marmotae, one region includes:
- a CDS encoding DUF4268 domain-containing protein, translated as MYQLKLGKLTEINIRELWKHEQYDFSEWLSKEENIEMLSDEVGLTLTDVHKEVFVGSYRCDLVAKDETTGIKVIIENQLEATNHDHLGKLITYASGLDANVVIWIVQEAREEHRSAIEWLNNKTTKEISFFLMEIRAYKIGDSLPAPKFVVIEKPNDFLKTVNSSIESGELSKSQAEKLNFWNRFNEVVLLKNKPFNIRKATTNHWYDIALGTSEAHISITLVNKSNSIGIEIYINDNKKLFDQLYALSEEIQNKLGFNMDWQRLDSKKASRIIYYIEGLDFNHHENYDELINEVIDKTVVMRRVFKYYL; from the coding sequence GTGTACCAGTTGAAACTAGGTAAATTAACAGAAATAAATATTAGAGAACTCTGGAAACATGAGCAATATGATTTTTCGGAATGGTTATCTAAAGAAGAAAACATTGAAATGTTAAGTGATGAAGTAGGGCTAACATTGACAGATGTACATAAAGAAGTTTTTGTTGGGTCCTACCGTTGTGATTTAGTTGCCAAAGATGAAACAACAGGGATTAAGGTCATTATTGAAAATCAATTGGAAGCTACCAATCATGACCATCTAGGGAAGCTAATAACATATGCTTCTGGACTAGATGCAAATGTTGTGATTTGGATTGTTCAAGAGGCAAGAGAAGAACATAGAAGTGCGATAGAGTGGTTAAATAATAAGACGACTAAAGAGATTTCATTTTTTCTAATGGAAATTCGTGCATACAAGATTGGGGATTCCTTGCCCGCTCCTAAATTTGTGGTGATAGAAAAACCTAATGATTTCTTAAAAACAGTAAATTCCAGTATAGAGAGTGGAGAACTAAGTAAATCACAGGCTGAAAAATTGAATTTCTGGAATCGTTTTAATGAAGTTGTTCTTTTGAAAAATAAACCTTTTAATATCAGAAAGGCAACAACAAATCATTGGTATGATATTGCTCTTGGTACAAGTGAAGCTCACATCTCTATCACATTAGTAAATAAGAGTAATTCCATAGGGATAGAAATATACATAAATGATAATAAGAAACTTTTTGATCAACTATATGCCTTATCCGAAGAAATTCAGAATAAACTTGGATTTAATATGGATTGGCAAAGATTAGATAGTAAAAAAGCATCTAGAATTATTTACTATATTGAAGGCTTAGATTTTAATCATCATGAAAACTATGATGAACTCATAAATGAAGTTATTGATAAAACAGTTGTTATGAGGAGAGTTTTTAAATATTATTTATAG